Within Thunnus thynnus chromosome 15, fThuThy2.1, whole genome shotgun sequence, the genomic segment TCTGAAGTTTAAGTCTGTTTAGcatgaaatttcatttttttatttccctgGAATGTTGTTCCTTGCCAAGCTGCACCAGAGGGATACATTGTCATTGCTGGTCTTTAGTACTCACGCAGTCTGTGTTTTAATGCCACGATATGAACTGCTGTGTACAGACTGTGCTTGATGACAGCTCCCTCACACCAGCTAAGGTGGGACAACTTACTCCTTTATGATTCTTTTGGTTCATGTAGTTGGATGACCTCACATAATTCCCACAATGCTCCACCCAACTTCAGCCTGAGCTGAGGTCTAATCAGATAGAGTGATTGGAAACACCTGTGAGCATGGCCTTTACTAATAGGACAATTTACAGTCAATAGCATTTTTAATTCTTTTGGTAGACCACTATTATCTTATCCATCCATCATAATGTGCTATTTGctacattcatttaaataatgcAGCAAATAGCATGGACAtagtttgaattttttttcattttttatgtatttatatgtatctATTTATTCATGTGGTTGAATAAGCCCCAACTTCATTTAGATCAAATTAACCAAGTGCCTACAGAGCCATAAATGCTTGAATCATGTTTTAGTTGTCACAGGTggatacactgtatatatagaaaatcaaatgaaatacgTTGTCAGATTATTttgcaaatactgtatgttcagtacAAACATTTGGCAAACTTTGCAGACatgtttcataaaaatgtatcctcattatgttgattaaaaaaacataatccagACTGCACTGAGTTGctatagtttcttttttttaaaatttgttatgtatttatatgtatccATTTATTCATGTGGTTGAATAAGCCCCAACGTCATTTAGATCATGTGTGCTTTTACTGTTGTCATTACATTAAATTCTTGTTGTTCTTGCAACTGTACGTTCAGATTGGTTAATAGTTGGGAAGTCTGTATTATATCACCACAATATGATAACTTTGACAAGTTGATTTCCATACTGTGGTGacataaataaaagcaaatggCTACTAGGACGTTGGAAAACACATTAGAAACTATAAAACACCCACATGTGTTTTTGAGAAGTGTCAGCAGTCATGTACACATGATTTGTAGGAAATGAGCTAAAACATGACAAACGCTGATGCAATGCTTAACTGCTGATGAATGGGGTGAAAATACAACCCTCAGGCGTCATGGTAATAATTACCCCACTCTTACCTCATTTTGCAGATGCCACTGTACTAATCCCTGTCTAATCCCTGCCAAATACTAATGCACTGGGTTTATTAGCTAATGGACAGCAACGGTTTCGTGCCAGTGCATATGATCCTGGCTGCATCTTGAATAAATAGAGCCATTCATTACTGAAACCTCTCTTTCCTAGCTTTTCTATATTTTGGTTGGCAGTGTGGTGAAAGTGACGGATCAGCTGAGAAGATGGAACAAGTGCTGATGTCCAGCACAGAAGCTGTAAATAATTAACCCTGATTTTTTCACATGTGCACCTCTGTGCCCTTTTACAGCCATGTAATCTTCTACCTTCCTGTGCTTTTGCCGCAGAGGGCAGGAGGTCCTGCCTGCTAGCTTTATGAGCTGTTAGAAACCCAGGAGCTAGCTTGTAAACGACCTATTAAATGAAAAGAGATCGCAAGGGACTGCATACCTGCCCGGAAGGAACCATAAAATCTAATAAGAAGGGAAAAATTTGGAGCATGCAGGAGGCTCTGCTGAGGATAATTGCAGCCAGGGAATTCGCTCTTGCCACTCCATCCCATTCCTGCTCAGGACTGCTTCAAAATATAAAGCTCACACCGtgagcaggagaggaaaaaaattctatttctcacattttcattcacCAGGCAATAAACTGAACACAGCCTCACTGGTCCAGATCCCGGCTGGACGTGTTCAGCATGAAGAATATGGATGAAATGCTAAGTCTCCTTCGGCATGAGGAATGGGGTCGTCAGTGGTGAGCGAGGAGAGTTGATTATATGTTGCATATATATACAACCAGGTGCCATTACCTTGACAGTTTGAATAAATGAGACGGCCGCAAACGAGATGCTTTTGCTTTGCCTTATATTTGCAACACAGGCATGGCAATGTTGTTTAATGCAATGGTCGACACAGGGCAAGACACAGCCAGTGATTGTTCTGTCAGACCACTCATATTGCTTGGTATACATTTAGAACACAAAGTGTCACACATAGCATACACAACAGgcagcacagacagaaagaaaaccaGAGTAAGACTGTTGGTTCAAACATGGAGGGTTGCCTCTGCACATCTGCAAGTGGAgtaaagggaggaggaggaggagggaggggagcgGGGGGGGGGCACAGGTCTCTGATTCATATTCTCTTCCCTCTATGACACACACCCAGCTGTATGCAGTAACACTGATCACCTCACTAAATCTAACTGGGACTGCGGTCGCGCCTCGTCTGCACAATCCATTCTGTCCATTTGATCAAAGAGGCAGTGAGGGAAGCGgtaggggggagggggaggagagggaatgtgtgtgtgtgtgtgggcgggaGGACCCTCCTCATAAATACTGGGTGCACTCTGAAAGGAGATGATCAACAGGAGaccagagggaggaggaggtctgCCTGCTTTCAAAACAAGCTAATACTGCCTCAACTGGGAGAGGGACAACAAACAGAGAGGGTTGAAGGATGATTCCATTTCATTACAAATTGGGTTTTATTTGCATGGTTTTGGCCGTCCTTCCTATTAGTAACAACAACATTGTAATCACGGAGTTTATTGCTGCAGTCtgggaacatggtgacatcacaaAATGGGACGGTGTTGTAACTGACTGAGAAAACACTCATTCCTCTGATTCACCTCTGATTTGGAATAACGTCTCTGATGATATACACAACATCTTACAGCAGACCCTCCATCAGACACACTCAAAACAATGTCTGATTACAGGGAACATTTCCTAACATGTCCATTTCCTTTGAACCCTTTGAAACCTCGGCTTCTTTTGCTCCATTTTCGGTCACTGTTACAGAGATTAATGTCTTAGCCAGGCTGCCATATATTGTTATTCAGAGTAAGTGGGCAACTCAGAAATGCCATCAATTTGCATGCAAGTTGTGCTGTACTACTATACTGTGTTTTAGAGCTTTagagttttagtgttttttatgaaaaaaatagttttgtgCAATTTAATAATGTTTGTGTCCACATGTTTTTAACTTACATCATATCTTTATATGAACGGACAGATGAGAATATCAGTGGTCCAGGATAAATGAACCATGTTAACAAGACATTCTGAGCTTTAGTAATGTCAAAAGAAATACAGTGCAGACTGAAAAAGATAACATTATGGATTTAGTCACTCCTATTgttattctttgtcttttattgcAGATAATCTAGTGCTAAATTTTGGAACTACCACTGGAGTCAGTGTGAGTTAGCCTATATTGGTTACATTCTGGAAGATTGTCAGCATGACAAGTCCTGCTGACCTGACCTGAGTGTGCTGTCACTTATGGCCACTGAGTCAGACAATATCCAGGCGTTTGGCTTCAAtgacttctctttaaagaggGCCAGCCACTGGTCTATAGAACATTTGTCTCTTTGCCATACAGtgctgtgttttgctgtttggTCGCAGCTCTGCAATACCTTTGATTCTTATTTGTATATTATTTCACAGTTAGCAGTGGGGTGATGGTTTATCTACATTATCCatgtgtggtgtttgttttaTCCTTATAAATAATGTATGATGTTGTAAATAGAGTAAACCATTACTAAAATATGGTTAATGTAATATACCAAAATAATCAATATAGGTTAATACATcgtgtgtgtttggtttcttGGCCCTGTGTTGTGTGCTCTAGTCCTGCATGCTGGGAGAGGGTGTGCTCATAAGGGTCCTTGTCAAACATAAAGCCAAAAGCCCATGGTCCATGCAAACTGTCCATgagaaaacaaaggtgaacCGCGAAAATATTACCCAAAATGTCATCATGTTCCCAGATGTCAGTAATTAACTTGAGTGTATTCAGTATTATCATGGCTGATACTGTAGAACTGATGGCCAGAGCTctgaaaataagacccaagctGAAATAAACTAGAATTACCTTTTAACTAGAATTACTTCCTCTACACATAAAACCAACATAGACATTACTCTGCATAAGTATTAAgatgtaacatactgtatatcactaCCATGCATTGCATTTGGAGTATGGGACTTCAGCTGAGGAAAAAGTCCTATTTTATATACTATTTGCATTTGTCAAGAGCTGTTAGCACTTTATGGGCTCAGGAGTCCAGGTAGTTTGATTCAAAATTGATTGCACAGTGAAAACAATTCCCCGTCCTCCTGCATCCTTCTATCTCTCCTCCACTGAGTTGTACACACTGTGTCCTGGAAACAGGCAAACCCTTTTTAACATTGAGATACGAGTTGATTTCTCGCATTGCTGCCAACCCAAACTGTGGAAGTAAATAGCCTGTCAAATTGCTTCGCTCATCTGTGACAGTGTAGGGTCTGTGTATTGTTCCTCTTTttcaattatataaaacatctGCCAAATCCACCCGAGCAAAGAGTATAACCTCTGTGTATCAATATTCCACTGAAGATTGAGAACAAGCTCACGTTTTGGAAGATCCTTGCTGTGAAATACTGTAGCTCCAAATGGTCTGGGGATTGGTTTCTGGAAgacaaactgaatttaaaaccaaaaatatagTGCAGTTTTAAAATCCAGGGTAAAGATCATTACTCCTTggctgtcagtgtgtctgtatcCAGGAGTATTCTCGGGACTGTGAAGCTGAAGCAGCCGTCACTGGAAAGGCCCCGAGCCAAAACTCTTATCCCACTGAGAACACTGCTGCTCTAACTGGTCCAGCAGTTTGTCCACTGAGTCCTCTTTGTTCTCCAGTTTCAGGTACCGTCTCCCGCTGCCCAGGTCTAGCCGAGGCCAGCTTCGATGAGTCTGCTCCTCCACTGCATCCACAACCTGCCCAGGAATGTTCACACAGACCTGTGAACTGGGCTCTCTCCTTGTGACTGCTGACTGATTTGTTCGACCTTCCTGTCCAGGAGTGTGGAGGCCTTTCTCCAGACGTACTGCAGTTTGGGCTATGTAAGGGTTAGTCCTGTAGCTCATGCTGTGGCAGCGCCTTGGCTGAGCAGCTGGGATATCCACCTCATCCACCCCCAGGGTGGACATGGAGCTGGCAGACACCAGGCAGTTGTTGAGATTGATGAGCAGGGCAGGCTGGGGGTTGAAGTTGGCACTGCCCCCATGCTCAGCACCAGACTGTCCGTTAAAGTCTGTCTGGCTGGAGTTACATGAGTTGGTGTGGATGGAAGGCGGAGGCTCTGACTCCTGGTGGTGCAGGGCTTCTGTCTGGAGGACAGCTTGCTGGTAGATGCCCTCCATGCTGTCCTCCTGGTCACTGGGCTGTCTGGTCTGGAGCAGGGGCTCAGAGCTGGCCAGCTGCTGCAAGCAGAGGATGTTGAGGTGGGCAGCTGGTAAACTGCTCACCCACTGGTAGTGTTTGGCCATGGAGTTGGCTGCTGCTATTTCTTTAAGGTCCGCTGAGGGCACAGCGGCGGACACAGAGCAGATAACACTGCGCATCTGAGCCAGCAGCATCTGAGTCTCTCTGTCCCTGTTCTCATACAGGACTGTGTTGGCACAGATGAGGATGAAGAGTCCCACCCCCATGATGACGGGACCCAGCAGCTTCATCCGCTCGCTGTGGATTAGGCTGGCTGTGGACAGGAGGCCTTTAGCACCAAGACTCCAGCCTGAAGATTGCGACTCCCCTCCAGTGGCTCCCAGAATGGACGACCTTGAAATCCGGTAGGGCCAATATCCTGCCACAGCTAGAGCAGTGCCAACAACCACCACAACGACCCCTAGCACCAGGAAGGCTCCAGGCATGGAGCGGATACGAAGCTTGCCTTGAACAACCCCGTCCTTCTTCTTTCTGCCTCGTAAGGTGAAGCGAGACTTCCGCCGGCGGGAGGGTGAAGATGGTGTAACGCCTCGGGTTTTCATGGCACCGATCAGTCCAGAGCTTTTGCTCCTGGTCACACCCTGTCAGAGGACTGTGGGAGTGGAGGAATCTCAGagttaatacaaaaataatgatttaagtTTACATCCACTCATTCAAATACATATGAATCAGTTGGCTTACTGGTATAAGGATGATCACagcaattatttcatttttttatcaataataatCTATTTCCAATCAAATGAGTCAATTGCAAGCCAGTGTTCAATACATTTGAAGTAATAGTAGAGAAACGCTCCATTTATTGGCTTTTTTTCTGAGTGAGATGTTCAGATggatatcaatctcatgtctgtgtgttcagtatcgagctgcagctcctcaagtTATTACCTGTTTTGTGACAAAATCATCTCAATTTAGAAGCTTTCTTTCAACCATCATTTACCATGAGATGCAGTCCACAGACAGACCTGTTATCCTACTGTAATATACTATATGTGAAGTACGTATGTCATACACCATACTGcctttgtttcatttatgtattcattttaatttaagtgTGGCAAGAACTTCTTATGTAAGAAGCCTTATGTCCACTTGTGTGAAACTTAGGGTAGACTggtatcccagcatgcatttcaCAACAAACAGTGGTGATGGGAGAGGACAAACAGCCTAACCCACAACTGTTATATTATTTGAACAGTCTCTGACCTCTGGTGATTAACTGGTGCCACAGGTGTCTCTGTAGCATTACACATATagtaatatatacagtattcgCTTTTGGGAGACAAACTTTGCTCTCAGAGTTGAAATCTATTTGTTGCTGTCAGATTGGTGTGTCTGAAGGTAAAGTTCAGGTTCATGCTTCATAATGAGCAGTGAACAATGATATCCAATAATGCTATtattatgaaaatgaatgatgaaataACATTTCTTAATGAGCTGTAATAATGAAtcttatttatttcacaaaGTGGTGTATTATTTACACAATGTAATAtgagtatttcatttttatttatttagtatttcCATATGGAAAAATTTTCCAATTGATAAATGGACTGCACACTTAAAATTTAAATCTTCATTTCTCACCTAAAAATTCTCAAAATTACATTTGGTTGCACACAGTTGTGGacagtaactaagtacatttactcaagtactgtacttaagtacaattttgaggtacttgtactttacttgaatatttccatttgatgctactttatatttccactccactacatttcagtctggaaatattgtactttctactccactacatttatttgacagcattAATAACTTTACAGATGAagattttgattgttttgaagTTACCTTTCAAGATCAGACATAACTTCTGTTAAAAGGGTAGGCATTATAGGCTGCTGCTTCAGCATTTTTTTcagactgcagaaaaaaaaattaagttggtttattgtgctgttttgaGCTGCTCTATTTAATTATCTGTCTctttttacatgtttatgtatatataaaaaacaaatttgtatGTGCAGAGTATAATCTCTGTGTATCAATAAATTCTAAAggtttgacacaatggataatataacaagcttttaaaatacaacacattgttaaagatgaaaccagtggtttccaacctttttggcttttgacatcttacaaaaagcagtgtgtagtcggggtcacatttcacatgtctatgagttgttaacagctccaccaaatagtgatttttccctctaaacttctcacatgctttcatttcaataaatgttcaaatgatccaatatttcagcaaaaatgaaagattagagaaaagtccaaaaaaagaaaatttgaactttgttttttcttctttcctctcccattaatcatctcacgacccctcagatttatctggtaaccctttggaggggcccgacccctaggttgggaaccactggactaaactagctaactgtatataacgtAGTTCAAACAGTAatatgctgcttacacactgatgcttcagtattaatactGTCAATCAATtgaataatacaataatatattttaattgtaatatttattatatatcagTCACAAGGGACAATTTTGTGGAAAACAGGTACTTTCagtaaatttagctgataatacttctgtacttttacttaaataggaTTTTAAaggcaggacttttacttttaatgagtatttttatatacagtagtgGTATTAGTACTTTGTAAAGGAtatgaatacttcctccaccactggtTGCACAGTAACAGTTGTAAAAGATGATAAAAGTCATACAACACCACTGTTtgttgcaaaataaatgttggGATATTTGTCTACCCCAAGGTCACATGCACAAGTCAGCTCCAGAGCATCCAAGATGAAATAGGGCAAAGCAAGAACTGATGACGTTTCACAAGAAAAGATGGGAACACAGATTTGAGAAAGGCCTTTTGTGATAGAGATGACAGCGACTTGGAAATGGCTTTGCTA encodes:
- the tmem200b gene encoding transmembrane protein 200A, with translation MKTRGVTPSSPSRRRKSRFTLRGRKKKDGVVQGKLRIRSMPGAFLVLGVVVVVVGTALAVAGYWPYRISRSSILGATGGESQSSGWSLGAKGLLSTASLIHSERMKLLGPVIMGVGLFILICANTVLYENRDRETQMLLAQMRSVICSVSAAVPSADLKEIAAANSMAKHYQWVSSLPAAHLNILCLQQLASSEPLLQTRQPSDQEDSMEGIYQQAVLQTEALHHQESEPPPSIHTNSCNSSQTDFNGQSGAEHGGSANFNPQPALLINLNNCLVSASSMSTLGVDEVDIPAAQPRRCHSMSYRTNPYIAQTAVRLEKGLHTPGQEGRTNQSAVTRREPSSQVCVNIPGQVVDAVEEQTHRSWPRLDLGSGRRYLKLENKEDSVDKLLDQLEQQCSQWDKSFGSGPFQ